The sequence below is a genomic window from Actinokineospora baliensis.
GGTGTGGCTGCGGGTGCTGCTGAACAAGTGGTTCCGCCGGTTGATCTACCTGCTCGTCGTCCTGCTCGCGCTCAACTGGGCCTACCAGAAGTTCTTCGGCAACCCCAACGAAGACCTCCCCGCGTCGCAGACCGGCGGCGGCAAGACCACGCGGACTGTCCTGTTCGCCACCACGCCCAAGGAAGCCGTCCGCGCGTTCTACGACAACATCGCCCAGAACATCCCCGACGACGCCTGCACCCGGTTCGAGACGCAGCAGGTCGAGGACCAGTTCGCCAGGCACTTCAACGCCCCGGACTGCCGCACCGCCGTCCAACGCCTCAACGCCGAGGTCGGCACGGCCAACAAGTACGCAGAACCCCGCTTCCCCGTCGCGATGGACCTCACCCCCCGCACCGACGGCACCGTCGTGATCAGCTCCTGCGCCATGGACGTCTACGACGGCCCCCGCCTCGGCCGCTTCACCGTCAAGGTCATCCCAGGCTCCCGAGGCGACCAGTGGACCATCACCCGCCACGACGACGAGCCAACCCCCTGCCCGGCCAAGGCCACCCAACCCACCGGCTGACCTGCTAAGGGCAGGTGATCTCGACGGTGACCTCGTGGGTGGCGGAGACGCTGCTGCCCCAGTTGCCGAGGACGTCTTTCATCTGGATGCCGTAGTAGGAGTGCAGGCGCCAGGTGCCGGGTTGGCAGGGGTAGGTCTCGGCTGTGGAGTTGGCGGTGTTGGAGCCGGAGGCGCCGGGGAAGGTCTTGTCGGTGGTCTTGGTGCCGTCGGGGAAGGTGATCTCGTAGTAGCTGGGTTCCCAGATCCGGCAGCCGTTGGGCGGCTTCTCCCAGCCGATGCCGAACAGGGCCAGCCAGCCGCACTCGGTCCACAGCACGGGGTAGACGCCGCCGGTGCCGGAGTCGTAGAAGCACAGCCAGCTCTTCATCCGGCGGTTCTCTTGGCTGTTGTAGTCCACCCACTCGCCGCAGTGCGGTTCGACGACGGTGGTCGGGGCGGCGTGCGCCGAGGCGGCGGGGGCGATCAGGGCGGCGCCGAGGAGCAGGGCGGCACTGAGGACGCGAGCTGGTTTCACCATGCGCTGATCGTCCCGAGTGGACCGAACCGGTGGTGGTCCGAAACCACGACCTCCACCCGAAAGGGGTGCCGCACAACGGAAAAGGGCCCCGCCGGAGCGGGGCCCTTTCCTCAAGCGTGGATCACGAAGCGGCGACGTCCTCTTCGAGGAGGTTGCGCAGCTTCGCCGGGTCGACCGGGATGCCGGGGCCCATGGTGGTGGAGAAGGTGATCTTCTTGAGGTACCGGCCCTTGGCCGCGGACGGCTTGGCGCGCAGGACCTCGTCGAGGGCGGCGGCGTAGTTCTCGACCAGCTTGGCCTGGTCGAAGGAGACCTTGCCGATCACCAGGTGCAGGTTGGACTGCTTGTCCACCCGGAAGTTGATCTTGCCGCCCTTGATCTCGTTGACCGCCTTGGTGACGTCGGGGGTCACCGTGCCGGTCTTCGGGTTCGGCATCAGGCCGCGCGGGCCGAGGATGCGGGCGATCCGGCCGACCTTGGCCATCTGGTCCGGGGTGGCGATCGCGGCGTCGAAGTCGAGCCAGCCGCCCTGGATGCGCTCGATCAGGTCCTCGGAGCCGACCGCGTCGGCACCGGCGGCCTCGGCCTCGGCGGCCTTGTCGCCGGTCGCGAAGACGATGACGCGGGCGGTCTTGCCGGTGCCGTGCGGCAGGTTGACCGTGCCGCGGACCATCTGGTCGGCCTTGCGGGGGTCGACGCCGAGGCGGATGGCGACCTCGACGGTCGCGTCCAGCTTGACCTTGGAGGTCTCCTTGGCGAGCTGGGCGGCCTCGAGCGGGGTGTAGAGCCGCTCGCGGTCGATCAGCTCGGCCGCCTGGCGGTATGCCTTGCTGCGCTTTGCCATTGCTGTTCCTTCTAACGAAAGTGTGCGCGGCCGATCGGGAAGCGGACCAGCCGCGCGCGGATCAGGTGTGGTGCGGGCCAGCGCGTGGCCCTCCCACGGGGTGGTGCTGTGCGGTCTTATTCGACCGTGATGCCCATGGACCTGGCGGTACCGGCGATGATCTTCGCCGCCTGGTCGATGTCGATGGCGTTGAGGTCGGTCTTCTTGGTCTCGGCGATCTCGCGGACCTGGTCCCAGGTGACCTTGGCGACCTTGGTCTTGTGCGGCTCTGCCGAGCCCTTCTCGATCCCGGCGGCCTTGAGCAGCAGCTTGGCCGCAGGCGGGGTCTTGAGCTTGAAGTCGAACGAGCGGTCTTCGAACACGGAGATCTCGACCGGCACCACGGTGCCGCGCTGCGACTCGGTCGCGGCGTTGTAGGCCTTGCAGAACTCCATAATGTTGACGCCGTGCTGGCCCAGCGCGGGGCCGACCGGCGGGGCCGGGTTGGCCAGGCCCGCCTTGATCTGCAGCTTGATGATCGCTGCGAGCTTCTTCTTCTTGGGTGGCATCTCAGTGCTTCCTTAGTGCTTCCGGTGTGCGGCGCGCGCGGCACCGCGGTGGACGCACCGGCGACGAATGGCTGCGTCGCGGGTGCGCCTGCCCGGCCCGATCCCTCGGACCGGTCAGATCTTGGAGACCTGGTTGAACGACAGCTCGACCGGGGTCTCCCGGCCGAAGATCGACACCAGGACCTTCAGCTTCTGCCCGTCGGCGTTGACCTCGCTGATGGTGGCGGGCAGCGTGGCGAACGGGCCGTCCATGACGGTGACCGACTCGCCGACCTCGAAGTCCACCTCGACGGTCTGGCCGCGGGTGACACCCGAGGTGGAGCCCTTGGCCGCGGTCGGCTTGGCCTCCTCGACCTGCGGGAGGAGGAACTTGAGCACCTCGTCGATGGTCAGCGGCGATGGCTTGGAGGTCGCGCCGACGAACCCGGTCACGCCGGGGGTGTTGCGCACCGCGGACCAGGAGCCGTCGTTGAGCTCCATCCGGACCAGGATGTAGCCGGGCAGCACCTTGCGCTGCACCTGCTTGCGCTGGCCGTTCTT
It includes:
- the rplA gene encoding 50S ribosomal protein L1, which codes for MAKRSKAYRQAAELIDRERLYTPLEAAQLAKETSKVKLDATVEVAIRLGVDPRKADQMVRGTVNLPHGTGKTARVIVFATGDKAAEAEAAGADAVGSEDLIERIQGGWLDFDAAIATPDQMAKVGRIARILGPRGLMPNPKTGTVTPDVTKAVNEIKGGKINFRVDKQSNLHLVIGKVSFDQAKLVENYAAALDEVLRAKPSAAKGRYLKKITFSTTMGPGIPVDPAKLRNLLEEDVAAS
- the rplK gene encoding 50S ribosomal protein L11, with amino-acid sequence MPPKKKKLAAIIKLQIKAGLANPAPPVGPALGQHGVNIMEFCKAYNAATESQRGTVVPVEISVFEDRSFDFKLKTPPAAKLLLKAAGIEKGSAEPHKTKVAKVTWDQVREIAETKKTDLNAIDIDQAAKIIAGTARSMGITVE
- the nusG gene encoding transcription termination/antitermination protein NusG, with translation MTSENGAAPAGDLTELSEDHPVIDTEPTDEVEPDTDDVDTADEDSAAADEDTADATPIDAPPADPVAEMRAALRAAPGDWYVVHSYAGYENKVKTNLETRIQTLDMEDYIFQVEVPTEEVTEIKNGQRKQVQRKVLPGYILVRMELNDGSWSAVRNTPGVTGFVGATSKPSPLTIDEVLKFLLPQVEEAKPTAAKGSTSGVTRGQTVEVDFEVGESVTVMDGPFATLPATISEVNADGQKLKVLVSIFGRETPVELSFNQVSKI